One window from the genome of Schistocerca piceifrons isolate TAMUIC-IGC-003096 chromosome 1, iqSchPice1.1, whole genome shotgun sequence encodes:
- the LOC124792984 gene encoding trypsin-1-like, translating to MNKFLRESDTPTFKDYKKECKVAESGFNSVSAAELPVRRIPHSGPLRKFGLQHGRITGGSDASLGQFPYQVSLQWVQLGLASHMCGGSIVSASTVVTAGHCADPAFIGHYEAVAGINSLNSNGQRARVSQQVVHLDCADVDNVAINDIAVFLLQSSFSLSGNVQAISLPTAGSVPSAGSTATLSGWGSVSTGIIPNYPDILQWVDVSIISNTECAQLLGNSPLNDENICTGPVNDGISACSGDSGGPLAQDGALIGVVSWGIVPCGSAGAPSVFTRVSAFLDFVNQYA from the exons ATGAATAAATTCCTGAGGGAAAGTGATACTCCAACTTTTAAGGACTACAAGAAGGAATGTAAG GTCGCTGAGAGTGGATTTAACTCTGTTTCAGCTGCTGAGCTGCCAGTCCGCCGTATTCCACACAGCGGACCCCTCAGGAAGTTTGGCCTGCAGCACGGTCGCATCACCGGTGGCTCAGATGCTTCCCTAG GCCAGTTCCCGTACCAGGTGTCCCTGCAGTGGGTGCAGCTGGGGCTGGCGTCCCACATGTGTGGCGGATCCATCGTGAGCGCCAGCACCGTCGTCACCGCAGGCCACTGCGCCGACCCCGCCTTCATCGGGCACTACGAG GCCGTGGCTGGTATCAACTCACTGAACTCCAACGGCCAGAGGGCGCGCGTATCCCAGCAGGTAGTGCACCTAGACTGCGCGGACGTAGA TAATGTCGCCATCAACGACATCGCCGTCTTCCTGCTGCAGTCCAGCTTTTCTCTGAGCGGCAACGTACAGGCCATCTCGCTGCCCACCGCTGGATCCGTCCCCAGTG CTGGTTCGACGGCGACTCTGTCCGGCTGGGGCAGCGTCAGCACGGGTATCATACCCAACTACCCCGACATCCTGCAGTGGGTCGACGTCAGCATCATCAGCAACACCGAGTGCGCGCAGCTGCTGGGCAACAGCCCGCTCAACGATGAGAACATCTGCACCGGCCCCGTCAACGACGGCATCTCCGCCTGCTCG GGAGACTCCGGCGGACCGCTGGCCCAGGACGGAGCCCTCATCGGAGTCGTGTCTTGGGGCATCGTGCCCTGCGGCTCTGCTGGAGCGCCTTCCGTCTTCACCAGGGTGTCTGCTTTCTTGGACTTTGTCAACCAGTACGCCTGA